The DNA segment GACTGGCATGCGGTGGGTTGAAGTGCCATTCTACAGCATGCTGCACCATGATTCGTCCAATCTTGGACTGGTTCCACTCATCTATAGACTTCTTTAGTTCTTTGTCTCCGCTCACTAAATTTGTCCCATTGTCGCTATAGATCTTCTCGGATATCCTCGCCGGCTTGAGAATCTTTGATAAGCCGCCGTAAATGGATCTGTTGTCAGACTGTGTGTCACCTCGATGTGGACTGCTCTGGTGTTTAAACAAGTAAACAGACAACCATATCTCTTCGAGCATGATCGTCCATACTTCACCATCAATGGACCGAAGTAATCTACACCCATAAACGTAAATGGAGGCTTGTCAGGTGTCGTCTGTTCTTTGATCAATGGCGCCATCTGCTGGGTAAGTGGAGGACTGTGTTGTCGTTTACAGACGAAACATCTTCCAATAACTTTCTTTACAGCGCTGGGACCACGTAATATCCAGTAATATGCCCGTGTTTCTGCAAGTACTTGCTGACTTCCCACATGACCGTTGTTCTGATGGAAATAACGGATAATAAGCTCTGTCACGTGATCATCGTGCGGGAGGATAACTGGACACGTGTTATAATCGGTGTTGTTCTGTCTTCCATACATTCGGATGAGTCCGTTTACTAATACGGGGTTTAACGTTACTAATCGACTGTCCTTCTTAACAGGCTGTCCTTTACGTATATCTTCTATTTCCTGTTTAAAATAGGTATTCTGTATATGTCGCAGTATGGCATGAGAGGCGTTTAGTAACTCGGATGCACTTAGATCGCGTTGTTCTTGTTGTTCGTCTGGAGTCAGGTGATGTCGTCTGCACTACTTCATGAACCTCAGTAACCACGCAACCGCTCTCCGTAGTCTAGTCCAGTCAGAGTAGTGCCTgatgaaattatttacatgtaaatcaTGTTCTGTATTCAAAGCCGTCACGTTAACTGCAACATCATTCTTGATTTCAGAATCGCCGTATACTAATTCTGGCTCATTAGGTAATCGAGGCCAACACGATTCGTCGTGAAGAATGAATTCTGGTCCGTTTAGCCAAGTGCTGATGCCATCCATATCACTCGGCTCAATTCCCCTAGAAGCTATATCGGACGGGTTCGAACCTGAGTCTACATACCGCCACTGCTCTGGACGTGTCGTTTCGTGAAAGTAACTTATTCTGTTACCAACAAATGTCTTGAACCTTCGAGTAGTGTTGTTAATGTATCCAAGAAGTATCATGGAATCCGTCCAAAAGATGGCTTGATCGACCTTTAGGTCCAGTTCCACTGACAACATGGCATAAAACACGGCAGGCCACAACAGCGCCACATAACTCTAACCGTGGAATAGATGCTTGCTTTATCGGTGCTAATCTTGACTTCCCAACTACCAGCTTGCAGGCAATTTTATTGTGTTGATCAGTCAATCGTAAGTATGCGCATGCGCCGTAGCCTGTCTCAGAACCATCACTAAACACGTGCAGCTGTACGTTCTTCAATTCGCCGAAGTGACTAAGACGGAAACAACGATTAATACTCAAATGTTCCAAATGAGATAGGTTGGCTATCCATCGTTGCCACTCGTCACGTTCTTTCTGTGGAACTTCTTCATCCCAGCCTATCTTCTGTCTGCACAGGTTTTGCACAATCGCCTTCGCGCGTAATGTTACTGGTGATACAAATCCTAGTGGATCAAATATCGCACTAACTATGGAAAGTATACCACGTCTTGTCAAGGGTTTATCTGcaactttgattttaaatgtaACAGTATCGTCGTTAACATTCCAGTTGACGCCCAATGCACGGTCACAGGGTAGTACGTCCCCAGGGTCGAGACTAACAACCGTCGGTGCACGTTCGGAATCCAGAATCGTGTTGAGTACCGTCCGACTGTTACTTATCCATTTTGTGAGTCGGAAACCACCCAAACGCATCAGAGACTGTAAATCTGCTGCAAGGTTCACTGCTTCCGTCTTATATGGGACAGACTTCAAACAGTCATCAACGTAGAAGTTCCTGTCAACTGTCGATATAACCTCGGCTTCAAATTTATCTGCGTTATCACTGGCTGTTTTCTTCAGTGCATACGCCGCACAGCTAGGGGAGGAAGTAGCGCAAAACAAACGAACCCGCATACAGTACGTCTTAGGTGTCTTGGACATGTTCCCGCCAGGCCACCATAGAAAGCGAAGTGCGTCACAGTCCTTCTCACACACACGAACCTGGTGAAACATCGCCTCTATATCAGCGGAGATAGCTATTTGTTCCTGTCGAAATCGGGTAAGTACGCCTACGAGGCTGTTCATCATATCGGGACATTGTAGAAGCTGGTTATTAAGTGAAATATCCTTATATTTCGCGGCACAATCAAATACAACGCGAACCTTTCCGGGTTTATTCACGTTCATCACAGGATGGTGAGGCAAGTACCATATTCTTTTCGAGTTTGAGCCTTTATTAATCACTTCTTTGGCATAGCCTTTGTCTATGTAGTCTGTTACTGTCTTGGTGTACATCTCATGTAGCACGTTGTCACGAGAGAGTTTCCTTTTCCGTTGATGAAGGCGCGCATGCGCAAGTGTTAAATTATTCGGCAAACTAGCGTCATCCTGCCGCCACGGAAGTCCCATCTCGTAGTGACCGTTAACAAATGATAGTGTAGAATCCATTAGACCCAGTGCCCTCTTGTCTTCTACTGACATGGAATCTTTCTGGTAATGGGATGTGTCGCTGAAGTCGGACGTCCACATAGGctcaagttgttgttgtagtattaCGTCACTGGACTGGCCAAAATGAATGTTCACCGGTTCTCTTACATTTGCTGCTCTTTTCTGTTCAGTGCTGGTCCGAGGGATTGGTCCACGCACTGCCCACCCAAGTCGCGTTCTCACTGCCTACGGCTCACAATCACTTCCGGTGCGCACCTCCAATGGAATATGGGCTTCCGGTGTATCCGTACCAATCAGTAACATGACTTCATTGATGTTAACGTCTGGAATCTTTATGTCCGACAAGTAGGGTATGTGTCGAATATCGCTAGCGGTGGCAGCAGAACGCGTTGATATAGGCAACTGCTTCATCGTCCAAACATTGTTGAGCTTAACTTCGTCGTCGCCGGGAATAGGACTCACGGTTAAATCAACTTCCTGTCCCTGTGTAGTACTATCAGCGGAGTTGACTGTCGATATCTTGAATGTGACGGGTTTGCTAGGTACATTCAACTTCCGGATTAGTCTTTCATCACACAGAGTCTTGTCAGCACCATCATCGAGCAGGGCGTAGGTATGACAGAAGTTACCGTCTCCACCCTTAACAGACACTGGTATAATCCCCAGACATGTTTTAAGAAAGGAGCCATTTGTGGCTGCGCAATTTACTGATTGTTGCGTAACAGGCGTTTCATTACTTACTGGAACCCAGCTATGTAACAATGCATGATGTTTCTTTGTACAACCAGATGCAGTACATAATTTCTGTTTCCTACATTTGCTAGACATATGATTGCGTTTTAGGCAATTAAAACACAGTTTATACCTCAGAACATGTTTCTTTCTATCCAATAAAGACATATTTATAAACTTATGACATGATGCTAGGTCTATACATGAACCAAAACAACCAGAACATTTTCTTTCGAACTTTGGCTTTTCATTTTCAGTACATGTGGACAAAGTAGTCACTCTATCTTTTACAACATTTCCAGGCAGAATATGTGGTTGCTTAGCacattttctttaacaatatCAATACCGTACACTGAACTAGCCACACGTGACCTCTCGTCAATGAACCTTGTCAAATCAGAGAAACTTGGTTCTCTCCCAGACGCATAGATGGAGTGAATGATATCAGCCCATTTGGTTCTCAAATGCATAGGCAGACGACGGACAAGTCGCCTCAAATTTTCTGAGTTATCTATATCAGAGACAAAACCTATTTGGGATAGAGTCATTTGACATCTTTGCATATCTAACGCTAACATAGACAGTGCGTCAACACCAGAGGCCCTTACCTGTGGCCCGTATAATAGTTTATCAATGTAATTTCTTGCGATTACATGCGGCCTACCATATCGAGACTGTAAAATTGCTTTAGCTCGTTTGTATCCATCATCAGAACTTAACAATACACAATCCTCAATACAGGATTTAGCCTCACCAGAACAATATTGTATCAAGTAACTCAATTCTCGACTATTGTCATCATGATGGATGGACTAGAAGTTACAGATTCGTCACTGTGAAGTTACAGATTCGTCACTGTGAAGTTACATATTCGTCACTGTGAAGATTAGAGTCTCGGGAAGTTACATTAAGAGGTTAGTGAGTGTATTATAGAACTGCATTATAGCAATATTGAAATTACAATGGAGCAGACAAATTTCACAGCAGCTAGAAAGTCGCGTACTGCTCATCTTTCACAGTTAACCAGACTTTACAAAGAACTTGAAAAACAAATGGTATCTTATGAAAATGCAGAAAAGGTGAAAGAAATCTACGACCGTTtatgtgaaagatacgaactattTAAATCGGCACAAATCCAGTGTCTAGATCTGTGTGAAGATACAAATACGGTGGGTACTTTAGAAAGTACTTTCACAAGCCAACAGAATAATTTTATTGAATGCAAGGAACATTATACGGAATGGCTTAAACAGCTGCAGACGACAACGACAGACGACAACAGATCTGTGCGCTCTAGTGCCAGTTCTGTACGGTCGGCACGTTCAATGTTACAAAGTGCTAGAGCTAAGAGGCTTGTTGCAGAACATCGTTTAAAAACTTTAAGAGAAAAACAGAATTTAGAACATAAACAAAAGGAACTTGAGAACCAACGCGAACTGTTAGAACAGGAGAGCGAGTTGGAAGAGGCTAAAATCGAGGAGTCTGTATTTACGGACGTTCTGATTGAAACTTCCGGAAATGCGCTTGCTAATGAACAGACGCATATAATGAGCGGATGTGACACGAATATTCCGACTTCAGGCGGCGCAACGGAATCAAATGAGAATAACTTGGATGGCGAAAATTCTACTTCCGGTTCAGGTGTTGATCCGATTGTTATGGCGACGGTTCGAGGAAGTGCGAGATCCCGGGTAAATTCTTCCAGAGTAAATGGTAAGACGGACATTCCTATACAATCAGGTTCCAGGCAGAGCAATGGTTCAGAGTTTGAGAGACTGGCATCCATTTTACAAGAAGGGTTTAACTTAATTTGCCGGTTTAAATTGTATTTGAATCGAGCACGTCGGACAAAGTAACAATCTGACAAATGAACGTGTTAAGGGTTTCGGATAAACAGAACTAGACGAGTAGATGCGctcttctatatatttattttctacgCTCGCTCACATGTGTTGGAATTTCATGCTATGAgcatagaaaataaatatatagaagagCGCATCTACTCGTCTAGTTCTGTTTATCCGAAACCCTTAACATGTTCATTTGTCAGATTGTTACTTTGTCCGACGTGCTCGATTCAAATACAATTTAAACCGGCAAATTATTGCAACATGGCTATGAACATcagatgtttgattttaaatgatgTTCTGTAGTATCACACtatcatatatttttataagCAACGTTTAAAGCATAcagtgtatttcattttatatgaaacacAGTAGATAAAATAGCAAACATATTGATTTTCTTTATTCAGGTAAGAAAATATTGTCTACGTTATTTCATACGCTACACAATGCAATAAtaagagtggttcaaataagcttaaagctttcatcacaatcgagctaaaataaattagtataaactaatgcAACAATAGTTTTTTCAAAAGTGTTACCTTTTCTATATATCCTTGCAAACGTCTAAACAACACTACTGCGACTTGATTTCGTCCAGTCGATCTGCAGCATGTTATCCTCTGCAGCGTTTTTTTAAGAATCGATATGTTGCAGAATCCTGTGCGTCACGTGGTCTACGGCAAGCCGTTACTATTTATTCATTGATTATAGAATATGACATttctttatgtttataaataatattttcctaGGCAAGAGATAGAATAATGCATTTAGGAAATAGCACTACAATTCTTTTTAAGTCTTTAAAGCTATGAGTTTACGTTTCAGTGCAAAGAGGTAGCATTATACATTCTTAGATAGCACTACCATTATAAGAGAAGCTGATATACATTGTCATTGCATATGTGTTAGTGCCTGTGCGAGGACTACCAGTTAAAGCATAtagatgtatatatttttattttttttttttttttttgatatgtcTTCAAATTAGGAACTGATCCCATTTTCTATTGTGCATATTTACTTTACTTTCCATTATGACCTCTCACGCCTTTCTCTCAGGTTGTGCCGTGTTCAAAATTTTGGAGCACTCTTATCTAATTTGCTTTTTAGAGGAAATGTTTTCGTAAAATTATTATGAAGTTTATGAGTGATTTAAATGAGTTATTGACCAAGCGTCTAAACAAAACTTTCTTGTGAATTTATAAGTAAAAGTATGTTATTGTTTcctaaaattataattattttaaatcaaaagGTTTGACTCACACTGCATTCAAAGATGTTTTGTCgatgcaacatgcatgttacaataATCACAAAACCTAGAACAGGTTGGCACTTGTTTGTTACTGAAAAGCACCGAGTCTTGTGAGGATAGTGCCGTCTCATGCGTTAAGATATATACTTCTCCATTTAAGACTTTTCAAAGatcttatttgattttttttccattaaaatattgttttctctTGATATTGTGTTATATAGTTATGTTTTTTAACGTCGTCAAGAGATTTCTTGAAAGAGGGTCTGTGCTTTTGGGAGGTCATATTCCTGTGtcatactatttctttaattttagagtAGTATTTTAATCAATCAAAGTTTAATGGTGTTGAGGAATGTTTGTATTCtcgtttgtttttgaattttaaattttcaaaatcataaaaatttcTTTCGCTAAAATGTTTTAACCATTTAGAACTATAAAGTTCCTTACGTAAGCATACATGTAGTATAGGCGCCAAACGGTGATTACATCAATGCTCACCTCTGCTGGAAAtagaacatatgagccgcgccatgagaaaaccaacatagcggctttgtgaccagcatggatccagaccagcctgcgcatccgcgcagtctggtcaggatcccatGCTGTTcaccaacggtttctctaattgcagtaggctttaaaagcgaacagcatggatcctgaccagactgcgcggatgcgcaggctggtctggatccatgctggtcgcaaacccataccatggcacggctcaattatataaagAGCAAGTCTTGCTATTCCTTTCTGAGATATCTGATAAATTCAGGTTTAGGGGCAAGTATATATTcgacaaatttatttatttaataagagAATCGACTATATAGATCTAATATAGTTAACGTTTTCAAACTAACAGCAGTCACTCCACTTCATGATTCGACATTTTCTTTTTGATGGATATCGGCATTCTGACCACAGTGTCGGCGCATTAAGATGAACTGGCACACGCCTATAGAAAACAAGGGTTATATAAACATACATTATTATGCTGTTTGGCGATTGAAGTGACAATcaaactatttctatttttaattgaatataatGCGCCATTTTACAGAAATTTGCTGACTTGATATCGGTATTTTGccattttctgacatttatatacatgtagattcaagaaatattttcatttgaaatatttcatcttttttcttcaaagttcttTTAGCTGCTAGAATAAACCTTGCCTTcgctaaatatatcaatattacaaTTGTAACATCATTTGAGAGGACGTAGTCACCTGAAATATTCAGCAGCAATAAATTCCTGCCTTCCTGAGCCACCATATTTATGTCCAGTTGCGTACCCAGAAACAGATACATTGAAATGTCGATAACTTAATTTAGTCTACAATGTGGAATAGGTCTTTATATTTCTGAGTAGATCTATTATTCTCACAGCAGTACATATCCTAATAAATCGCCCTGCACGAGTATCAGACTTAAGGTCCGCAtctctggctgcacatttttttatcattgacAATTTGCATGCAACATAATATCGTGACTGCATGTGATCCGAGATCAAATTCAAATAGCACATTCTCTGTCaaattggtttgtttgtttgttttgggtttaacgccgtcatgtaacggcgggcagttaacctaaccagtgttcctggattctgtaccagtacaaacctgttctccgcaaataactgccaagttccccacatgaattatcagaggtggaggactaatgatttcagacacaatgtcgtttatcaaatagtcacggagaacatacgccccgcc comes from the Mercenaria mercenaria strain notata chromosome 9, MADL_Memer_1, whole genome shotgun sequence genome and includes:
- the LOC128559289 gene encoding uncharacterized protein LOC128559289, which translates into the protein MDGISTWLNGPEFILHDESCWPRLPNEPELVYGDSEIKNDVAVNVTALNTEHDLHEIEDIRKGQPVKKDSRLVTLNPVLVNGLIRMYGRQNNTDYNTCPVILPHDDHVTELIIRYFHQNNGHVGSQQVLAETRAYYWILRGPSAVKKVIGRCFVCKRQHSPPLTQQMAPLIKEQTTPDKPPFTFMGVDYFGPLMVKYGRSCSKRYGCLFTCLNTRAVHIEVTHSLTTDPFTAAYQRFSSRRGYPRRSIATMGQI
- the LOC128559290 gene encoding uncharacterized protein LOC128559290, translating into MWTSDFSDTSHYQKDSMSVEDKRALGLMDSTLSFVNGHYEMGLPWRQDDASLPNNLTLAHARLHQRKRKLSRDNVLHEMYTKTVTDYIDKGYAKEVINKGSNSKRIWYLPHHPVMNVNKPGKVRVVFDCAAKYKDISLNNQLLQCPDMMNSLVGVLTRFRQEQIAISADIEAMFHQVRVCEKDCDALRFLWWPGGNMSKTPKTYCMRVRLFCATSSPSCAAYALKKTASDNADKFEAEVISTVDRNFYVDDCLKSVPYKTEAVNLAADLQSLMRLGGFRLTKWISNSRTVLNTILDSERAPTVVSLDPGDVLPCDRALGVNWNVNDDTVTFKIKVADKPLTRRGILSIVSAIFDPLGFVSPVTLRAKAIVQNLCRQKIGWDEEVPQKERDEWQRWIANLSHLEHLSINRCFRLSHFGELKNVQLHVFSDGSETGYGACAYLRLTDQHNKIACKLVVGKSRLAPIKQASIPRLELCGAVVACRVLCHVVSGTGPKGRSSHLLDGFHDTSWIH